From a single Vicugna pacos chromosome 4, VicPac4, whole genome shotgun sequence genomic region:
- the LOC102531872 gene encoding large proline-rich protein BAG6-like — protein sequence MEGPDSLEVLVKTLDSQTRTFIVGAQMNVKEFKEHIAASVSIPSEKQRLIYQARVLQDDKTLQEYNVGGKVIHLVERAPPQLWLPFLASSGTGSAAATYGGGPPPGTCEPRASVHDRNANSYVMVGTISLPSDDGSAVDVPTNMEQAPIQSEPQVQPVMAQHMIGDIETFLPWSECRGGSQAQHSLLPPQTPAVARGPVALSSQTAEPAKCEVRPLEALEAAEVEKRAAAQSRELTPSRPGPAGPTPAPETNPPNRHVKVLPEL from the exons ATGGAGGGGCCTGACAGTCTGGAGGTGCTGGTGAAGACTCTGGACTCCCAGACCCGGACCTTTATTGTGGGGGCCCAGATGAATGTAAAGGAGTTTAAGGAGCACATTGCTGCCTCTGTCAGCATCCCCTCCGAGAAACAACGACTTATCTACCAGGCTCGAGTTCTGCAGGATGATAAGACGCTCCAGGAATACAATGTTGGGGGAAAGGTTATCCACCTGGTGGAACGGGCTCCTCCTCAGCTTTGGCTCCCTTTTCTGGCATCTTCTGGGACAGGGTCTGCCGCAGCCACCTATGGTGGGGGACCCCCGCCTGGTACTTGTGAGCCTAGGGCCTCTGTTCATGACCGGAATGCCAACAGCTATGTCATGGTCGGAACCATCAGTCTTCCTAGTGATGACGGCTCTGCTGTAGATGTTCCCACCAACATGGAACAGGCCCCGATTCAGAGTGAGCCCCAGGTCCAGCCAGTGATGGCTCAGCACATGATCGGGGATATAGAGACCTTCCTACCCTGGAGTGAGTGCCGAGGTGGGTCCCAAGCGCAGCACAGTCTGCTGCCCCCTCAGACACCAGCTGTGGCCCGGGGGCCAGTAGCCTTGAGCTCTCAAACAGCAGAGCCGGCCAAATGTGAAGTGCGCCCTCTGGAGGCCTTGGAGGCTGCGGAAGTGGAGAAGCGTGCCGCCGCCCAGAGCCGGGAGCTCACCCCTTCCCGCCCAGGCCCAGCGGGCCCAACACCAGCCCCAGAGACAAATCCACCCAA CCGTCATGTCAAGGTGCTTCCGGAGCTGTAG